Proteins co-encoded in one Dryobates pubescens isolate bDryPub1 chromosome 4, bDryPub1.pri, whole genome shotgun sequence genomic window:
- the ATP5MF gene encoding ATP synthase subunit f, mitochondrial translates to MAQTPVLLKDTKLLDVKLGQLPTWLAMRDFTPGGIVGALRRGYDRYYNKYINVKKGGLAGVSMVLAGYVVISYVWSYSHIKHDRHRKYH, encoded by the exons ATGGCGCAGACGCCCG TTCTCCTCAAGGACACCAAGCTGCTGGACGTGAAGCTGGGCCAGCTGCCCACATGGCTGGCCATGAGGGACTTCACACCCGGCGGCATCGTTGGGGCCCTGCGGAGAG GGTATGACAGATACTACAACAAATACATCAACGTCAAGAAGGGAGGGCTCGCTGGCGTCTCCATGGTGCTTGCTGGTTATGTGGTGATCAGCTATGTCTGGAGCTACAGTCACATCA AGCACGACCGCCACAGGAAGTACCACTGA
- the CPSF4 gene encoding cleavage and polyadenylation specificity factor subunit 4 — protein sequence MQELIASVDHIKFDLEQAVEQQLGAQPLPFPGMDKSGAAVCEFFLKAACGKGGMCPFRHISGEKTVVCKHWLRGLCKKGDQCEFLHEYDMTKMPECYFYSKFGECSNKECPFLHIDPESKIKDCPWYDRGFCKHGPLCRHRHTRRVICVNYLVGFCPEGPTCKFMHPRFELPMGTTEQPPLPQPTQTQQKRTPQVIGVMQSQNNNTGNRGPRPLEQVTCYKCGEKGHYANRCTKGHLAFLSGQ from the exons ATGCAGGAGCTCATCGCCAGCGTGGACCACATCAAGTTCGACCTGGAAcaagctgtggagcagcagctgggggcgcAGccgttgcccttccctggcatgGACA AATCGGGTGCAGCTGTTTGTGAATTCTTCCTAAAGGCGGCCTGTGGTAAAG GGGGCATGTGCCCGTTCCGACACATCAGCGGGGAAAAGACAGTTGTTTGCAAACATTGGCTACGAGGACTGTGCAAAAAGGGTGACCAGTGCGAGTTTCTGCATGAGTATGACATGACCAAGATGCCTGAGTGTTACTTCTACTCTAAATTTG GGGAATGCAGTAACAAAGAATGTCCATTCTTGCACATTGACCCGGAGTCTAAGATCAAAGACTGTCCCTGGTATGACAGAGGCTTCTGTAAACATG GTCCCCTCTGCAGACACCGACACACCCGAAGAGTCATTTGTGTGAATTACCTGGTTGGGTTCTGTCCAGAGGGGCCCACCTGTAAATTCATGCA CCCTCGGTTTGAACTGCCAATGGGAACCACAGAGCAACCACCACTGCCTCAACCgacacaaacacagcaaaag AGGACACCCCAAGTCATCGGAGTCATGCAGTCTCAGAATAACAACACTGGGAACAGAGGACCCCGGCCGTTGGAGCAGGTCACCTGCTACAAG tgTGGTGAAAAAGGTCATTATGCCAACAGATGCACCAAAGGACATCTGGCCTTTCTCAGTGGACAGTga